One genomic region from Lathamus discolor isolate bLatDis1 chromosome 21, bLatDis1.hap1, whole genome shotgun sequence encodes:
- the SMIM7 gene encoding small integral membrane protein 7 produces MIGDLLLCGTLLVNAGAVLNFRLRKRDTEGFGEESREPTTGDNIREFLLSLRYFRIFIALWNIFMMFCMIVLFGS; encoded by the exons ATGATCGGGGACCTGCTGCTCTGCGG GACGCTGCTGGTGAACGCCGGGGCCGTGCTCAACTTCAGGCT gaggaagagggacACGGAGGGCTTCGGCGAGGAGTCGAGGGAACCCACGACCG GTGACAACATCAGAGAGTTCCTGCTGAGTCTCAGGTATTTTCGAATCTTCATTGCCCTCTGGAATATCTTCATGATGTTCTGTATGATTGT
- the TMEM38A gene encoding trimeric intracellular cation channel type A isoform X1, with translation MAAAPAAEAEGAGAAARWRGGTGAEAPRPDTGRRWRRGSERGLGLAAPDARPRRLPEVGAGALLAAAAPWSWRRRCRSGSWRPPSRRCPCSRCSTPLTSSSPSSTSRAVEMSRKSPFASWLCAMLHCFGSYILADLLLGESPIDYFSNNSSVILATAVWYLIFFCPMNLFYKCVSFLPVKLIFVAMKEVVRVRKIAAGVHHAHHHYHHGWFIMMAIGWVKGSGVALMSNFEQLLRGVWKPETNEILRMSFPTKASLYGTVLFTLQQTHWLPISEANLIFFFTMFMIVCKVFMTATHSHASPFAPVENFICPVFFGSVSSGHSSHHHDHHGASHEVSHPPPPPAKSKEELNEGTRKRKAKKAE, from the exons ATGGCGGCAGCTCCGGCGGCGGAAGCGGAAGGGGCGGGCGCTGCCGCTCGGTGGAGGGGTGGCACCGGGGCGGAGGCTCCGCGTCCGGACACCGGCCGCCGGTGGCGGCGGGGGAGCGAGCGGGGCCTCGGCCTTGCAGCGCCGGACGCGAGGCCGCGGCGTCTCCCTGAGGTGGGCGCCGGTGCCCTGCTCGCTGCCGCGGCGCCATGGAGCTGGCGGCGGCGCTGCCGCTCGGGGAGCTGGCGGCCGCCTTCGCGGCGCTGCCCGTGTTCCCGCTGTTCGACGCCGCTTACTTCATCGTCTCCGTCCTCTACCTCAA GAGCTGTGGAGATGTCTCGCAAGAGCCCTTTTGCCTCCTGGCTGTGTGCTATGCTCCACTGCTTTGGAAGTTACATCCTTGCTGATCTGTTACTTGGAGAATCACCTATTGATTACTTCAGTAACAACTCCAGTGTCATCCTGGCCACAGCAGTCTG GTATTTGATATTCTTCTGTCCCATGAACCTCTTCTACAAGTGTGTCAGCTTTCTGCCTGTGAAGCTCATCTTTGTGGCAATGAAGGAAGTGGTCAGAGTTCGCAAGATTGCAGCTGGGGTCCACCACGCTCATCACCACTACCACCACGGCTGGTTCATTATGATGGCTATTGGATGGGTCAAAG GTTCTGGTGTTGCTTTGATGTCTAACTTTGAGCAACTGCTCCGTGGGGTCTGGAAGccagaaacaaatgaaattcTTCGTATGTCCTT CCCTACGAAGGCTAGTCTGTATGGCACAGTCCTCTTCACTCTGCAACAGACTCACTGGCTCCCTATCTCTGAAGCCAACCTCATCTTCTTTTTCACCATGTTCATGATAGTTTGCAAG GTCTTCATGACGGCAACTCACTCTCACGCCTCACCTTTTGCTCCGGTGGAAAACTTCATCTGTCCAGTTTTCTTTGGCTCTGTTTCCAGTGGACACAGCAGTCACCACCACGATCATCATGGGGCCTCCCATGAGGTTTCCCAtcctccgccgcctcctgcCAAGTCAAAAGAAGAGCTAAATGAAGGCACAAGGAAACGGAAAGCCAAGAAAGCCGAATAA
- the TMEM38A gene encoding trimeric intracellular cation channel type A isoform X2: MELAAALPLGELAAAFAALPVFPLFDAAYFIVSVLYLKYEPGAVEMSRKSPFASWLCAMLHCFGSYILADLLLGESPIDYFSNNSSVILATAVWYLIFFCPMNLFYKCVSFLPVKLIFVAMKEVVRVRKIAAGVHHAHHHYHHGWFIMMAIGWVKGSGVALMSNFEQLLRGVWKPETNEILRMSFPTKASLYGTVLFTLQQTHWLPISEANLIFFFTMFMIVCKVFMTATHSHASPFAPVENFICPVFFGSVSSGHSSHHHDHHGASHEVSHPPPPPAKSKEELNEGTRKRKAKKAE, translated from the exons ATGGAGCTGGCGGCGGCGCTGCCGCTCGGGGAGCTGGCGGCCGCCTTCGCGGCGCTGCCCGTGTTCCCGCTGTTCGACGCCGCTTACTTCATCGTCTCCGTCCTCTACCTCAAGTACGAGCCAG GAGCTGTGGAGATGTCTCGCAAGAGCCCTTTTGCCTCCTGGCTGTGTGCTATGCTCCACTGCTTTGGAAGTTACATCCTTGCTGATCTGTTACTTGGAGAATCACCTATTGATTACTTCAGTAACAACTCCAGTGTCATCCTGGCCACAGCAGTCTG GTATTTGATATTCTTCTGTCCCATGAACCTCTTCTACAAGTGTGTCAGCTTTCTGCCTGTGAAGCTCATCTTTGTGGCAATGAAGGAAGTGGTCAGAGTTCGCAAGATTGCAGCTGGGGTCCACCACGCTCATCACCACTACCACCACGGCTGGTTCATTATGATGGCTATTGGATGGGTCAAAG GTTCTGGTGTTGCTTTGATGTCTAACTTTGAGCAACTGCTCCGTGGGGTCTGGAAGccagaaacaaatgaaattcTTCGTATGTCCTT CCCTACGAAGGCTAGTCTGTATGGCACAGTCCTCTTCACTCTGCAACAGACTCACTGGCTCCCTATCTCTGAAGCCAACCTCATCTTCTTTTTCACCATGTTCATGATAGTTTGCAAG GTCTTCATGACGGCAACTCACTCTCACGCCTCACCTTTTGCTCCGGTGGAAAACTTCATCTGTCCAGTTTTCTTTGGCTCTGTTTCCAGTGGACACAGCAGTCACCACCACGATCATCATGGGGCCTCCCATGAGGTTTCCCAtcctccgccgcctcctgcCAAGTCAAAAGAAGAGCTAAATGAAGGCACAAGGAAACGGAAAGCCAAGAAAGCCGAATAA